In the Pseudorasbora parva isolate DD20220531a chromosome 23, ASM2467924v1, whole genome shotgun sequence genome, one interval contains:
- the plekhb1 gene encoding pleckstrin homology domain-containing family B member 1 isoform X2 gives MALLKSGWLWRQSSILKRWKLNWCDLWIDGSFVFYTSESRRDYETKVNLKNSCVNVKSGLECAGVCPPESHPRENLLVVYLRDGAMLILCANSEDEALAWKLTIMEAKRNPVFTYNPYDDTYQTVPIDSHNAVYIMPGTQHVWVHRNSDDNFGEQIALGLLAGMAAGAAMRSLLWMPFWFC, from the exons ATGGCTCTGCTCAAATCTGGCTGGCTCTGGAGACAGT CTTCAATCCTCAAACGCTGGAAGCTGAACTGGTGTGACCTGTGGATAGATGGGAGCTTTGTCTTTTACACATCTGAATCCAGAAGAGACTATGAGACCAAAGTAAATCTAAAGAACAgctgtgtgaatgtgaagtCTGGACTGGAGTGTGCAG GTGTATGTCCTCCTGAGAGTCACCCTAGAGAGAATCTGCTGGTTGTTTATCTGAGGGATGGTGCTATGCTGATCCTGTGTGCCAACAGTGAAGACGAGGCATT GGCTTGGAAACTCACAATCATGGAGGCGAAAAGAAATCCA GTTTTCACATACAATCCCTATGACGATACTTACCAGACCGTTCCGATTGACAGTCATAATGCAGTTTACATCATGCCAG GAACTCAACATGTCTGGGTGCACAGAAACTCTGATGACAATTTCGGAGAGCAGATTGCTTTGGGACTCCTGGCTGGAATGGCAGCGGGTGCAGCCATGCGTTCACTTCTATGGATGCCCTTCTGGTTCTGTTGA
- the plekhb1 gene encoding pleckstrin homology domain-containing family B member 1 isoform X1, with the protein MALLKSGWLWRQSSILKRWKLNWCDLWIDGSFVFYTSESRRDYETKVNLKNSCVNVKSGLECAGVCPPESHPRENLLVVYLRDGAMLILCANSEDEALAWKLTIMEAKRNPVFTYNPYDDTYQTVPIDSHNAVYIMPGTGCGGTQHVWVHRNSDDNFGEQIALGLLAGMAAGAAMRSLLWMPFWFC; encoded by the exons ATGGCTCTGCTCAAATCTGGCTGGCTCTGGAGACAGT CTTCAATCCTCAAACGCTGGAAGCTGAACTGGTGTGACCTGTGGATAGATGGGAGCTTTGTCTTTTACACATCTGAATCCAGAAGAGACTATGAGACCAAAGTAAATCTAAAGAACAgctgtgtgaatgtgaagtCTGGACTGGAGTGTGCAG GTGTATGTCCTCCTGAGAGTCACCCTAGAGAGAATCTGCTGGTTGTTTATCTGAGGGATGGTGCTATGCTGATCCTGTGTGCCAACAGTGAAGACGAGGCATT GGCTTGGAAACTCACAATCATGGAGGCGAAAAGAAATCCA GTTTTCACATACAATCCCTATGACGATACTTACCAGACCGTTCCGATTGACAGTCATAATGCAGTTTACATCATGCCAGGTACAGGTTGTGGAG GAACTCAACATGTCTGGGTGCACAGAAACTCTGATGACAATTTCGGAGAGCAGATTGCTTTGGGACTCCTGGCTGGAATGGCAGCGGGTGCAGCCATGCGTTCACTTCTATGGATGCCCTTCTGGTTCTGTTGA